The stretch of DNA tgggaaataaaccagagagacatctttgtctctgtcttcctactttaaaaaaaaaatttaaataataaaaatatgactGCTTCCTTCAGTTTTCAACTCTGTGATCTGGTGTCTGTACAAAATGAGCCAGGAGGGgccatgtgatggctcaactgactaattctTCAGCTCCAagccatcccagctgctccacttcccatccagctccatgctctggcctgggaaagcagtagaggatgacccaaagccttgggaccctgcacccatgtgacagacccagaagaccctcctggttcctggcttcagattggctcagttccggctgttgtggctacttggagagtgaagtggtagatgaaagctttttttctttccttctctccataaatctacctttccaataaaaatggatcactattttttaataaataaatcttttctttaaaatgagcCAAGACATGAGGAGCAAGCACTCTGACAGGAGACAGATTCAGGTTGAGCCTGGACCCAGCAGCTGTGCTCCACCTGCCACGGAGCcgctcccatcccctcccacaAAATGGAGCTGACAGCATCtctgcccaccctgccccactGGACTCCCAAGACCAAGAATGCATTCACCCAGAAACGGAGCCCCAACCAACAGTCCGGTCCTCTCCGCTGGGCAGACAGAAGCATGGCGGTAGGGGACGCAGGGTGACACTCCACTGAGTGCTTACTGTGTGCGCACAGTCAGTAGGACACCACCACCAGGCTGACCTCACACTCAAGCCTGCTCCTAAACAGGGAGGCTGAGCAAGCCACCAAGGGCATTCATCTCCCCAGACCCACCCCAAGCCTTTTCCTGGGAGTTAATCATCTCTCTCCCTACTCTCTGCTCATACCCCAAGGGTTCTACTCAGCTTTCAAGCCAACTTCCAGAAGCTCCCAGGACCCCTGATTGGGCACCTGCTCCTGGTGACATCAACGGCCAGACATGCTCTCACTGGTCTCCAAGCCCATGCCAAAGCTTGCAGGATCCCTTATCCAGCAAAAACCCCCCTCGGAACAgggctatttttttctttttatagtttattttattctttcctggaaaggcagatatactgaaagagggaaatacagaaagatcctctgtctgctctttcattcctcaagtggttacaactgccagagttgagtCGATCccaaaccatgagccaggagcctcctctgggtctcccacgcgggtgcagggtcccaaggctttggaccattctcaactgctttctcaggccacaagcagggatctggaaccGAGATATGAACcggagcccatttgggataccggagtccatatggaatgccggcacatgcaagacaagggtttagccactaaaCTGTCATGCAGAGCTCACAGGCCTATTTGTTTACAAATTACTTGCACATAACATCTGTCAGTCACAGACACAGCACCAAGTTAGTGGAAACTAGAACTTAAAAATACCTGCATTTTGACCTAAGAAAATTTGAACTCCATGCATAGTTCATTCATGAACTTTTTCCATCAACTCAACTCCCCTCCCACGGCCAACAACCTCTTTTCTCCCCTTGCTTCTGTGAAAGCAGAAGGCCCCTTCGTGCGACCCCAGGCTGACCCCGGCTTGAGGGGGGCGGCGGCAGCCCCTCAGGCGGCCAGGACGGGTGAGGCGGGGCAGCCAGCGTTGAGCCGGATTAGCTGCGGTGCTGGCCAGACCCACGGCCATAGCCGCGGTGCCCCAGGCGACGGCACGATGCCCCTGCAGGACGACGCCCTCCGGGAGGTGTGGGCCTCGGACAGGTGGGACCCCCACTCTCCAGCCTTCCTTCCCCGCCCCTCCTCCAGGAATAACCCAGGGCGCGGGGTTGGAAGGACGAGCGGGGAAAGAGACAGGTCACTTCTCCATTTTTAGTGGGCACGAGGAGGAAGGTCCCAGTCCTGAGGCTGAGCGGCGCCCCAAGCAGGTTTGTCACTCCCTCGGGAGAGGCAGAACAAGGTCCCCCCCGCTACGCCCCTCAATCCCTCAGGGCGCCGGGGAAGGGGAGGGATGCTGGGTGGGGGCGCACGCGCCGGGAGTCCGGGAATTGTGTGACTcgaggtgttttttgtttgttcccgGTGGGTGGCGGGCATGGAGGAGGCGATGTTTACAGGCATGAGGCTCCGTGGAAGGAGTTGGGGCTCTGGGGCCAGGACAACCGAGGAATGGGAGTCCTGTTTGTGCAACGGAAGAGGGGGCTGTAGGCGCCCTCCGGATAATCTGCGGTTATTTCTGGCGGCTCAAGGGATTAGAGGGTGGCGGGCAGCCCTCGGAGCCCCCCTTCCTCCTTGACCGCCATCCTGCAGCGACCCGCAGCTGGGCACAAGTTGAAGAAGAGGAGCGAGGCTCCTAGATCCCCCGGCGCCCAGGGATCCAAGCCTCGGAGAGCTGGAGGTGGGCGGGGAGGGGGTAGGAACGCGAAGgagggaggggtaggggggagcACAGGGTATGGGACCCCCGGGGAGAACCCGAGCACTCctggggagcagagggaggaacccaGCGAGCGCTGCATCCTGGGCTGTCTCTACCACCCCCACACCGGCCCTGGGGACCCCACCTGAACCCCTCCTCCATGCACGCCTCGACTCAGCGGGGCGGAGTGGGCATCCGCGGGAGAAACCCGCTCCCGACCCCGAGCAGCCCAGCGGGCCCCAGCGGAGCATCTACACTAAGTTCCTCCGAGACCCCGAGGCCAAGAAGCGGGACCCCCGGGAAACCTTCCTGGTAGCCCGCGCTCCAGGTGCCAAAGACGGTGAGAGGCTGAGAGCGGGCTGGCAAGCCACGCAGAGAGGCATTGGAGCCGGGGCAAAAGGAAGGACCAAGTTTAGGAACTTGGTGTAGTCGCTCGGCGccttctccatttcacagatggggaagCTGAAGCATGGAAAGTTAGAGGCAGGCAGGAGAAGCCAAGTGGGTGCAGTGAGACGGGGCAGGTGGCAGATGGAGGGGTTCCTCCCCAATGTTCCAGCAAGGTGCCAGTACTCCCTTCTTGCCCCCCACCCAGGGCAGGCTCCTTCCCCAGGTACTCCCACTTAGCAGCAATCTGGAGGACCTGGGCTTCCTGAAAAGGAGGGTGGCCACCCAAACCCTGTCCTTTATTATGAAGGGTTTCTATCTACagcagaggaggagcaggaggaagaggaggaggaggaggaagaagataaCGGGGATGCTGATGAGGAGGAACCTCCCAAGAGGACCAGGGAGAAGACTTCTGCGGCTCCCAAGGAGAGGAAAGCCAAGGCCCAGGGTAGCTGTGCTGGGTGTGGGGTGCACAGTGGGGAGCCACAGGCAGCCAGCACAGCCCCTGTCCTTGCGGGTGCACAGGCAGAGACCCCCTGAGGTAACCCAGGGCCAGGAGCAAGGGGATATCTTCATTCTGaaatatggagagacagagacaaagagatgagGCGACACCTTCCACCCACTGCCTCAGATGCCAGCAGCAACccggactgggccaggtcacagcagTAACCTAGACCTGCATCCGGGTTTCCCCTAGAGCtggcaggaagccaaggacttgggccaccatctgacACCCCCCCCAAAGCCAGCTTAGCACCCCCAGGTACCCCCAGTCATTCTGCTTGGAGTTTACACGAGCCTCTGGGGAACCTGGGCCTGGGGTGGAGTACACAGTGCCATCTCCACAGCAGGTCCTTGTGTGGGAGACAGGAGGCCCGGCGTCCATTCATTCTCCTTCACCCATTGGGTAGCAGCTGGTTCAGCTCCTGGCTGGTCCAGAGCTTTGATCAGGCCTTAGGTGGTCCTGGGAATCAGAGGGTAAGCCACCATAGGTTCCTTCTTggtccctccccgccccctctgCCCTGTCCAGGAGACCTGAAAAGCCCTGAGCTGGTGACCAAAAAGAAACCCCTTCGTGCTAAGAAGAAGGAAGCCTCAGCCGGGGAGGGGACGAGAATGAGAAAGGCCAAGAAGAAAGGTGAGCTGGACCTGAGGGAAGCAGGACCTTGGGGATGCGATGGGGACAGTGGCCTGTCACACCTACATCTGCAGGGTCCGGGGAGGCTGTCAAGGACCCCCCAGCCAGCCCGGCATCCATGAAGAAGAGCCCTGTGGCCTTGTTTCTGGTCGGCGAGAGTGGCTCCACCAACAGAGCTGGGAAGAagcaaggtgggtgctggggtgcCTGTAGGGGAACCCCCTCTCCGGGCTGCCTGGGTCTCACATAAGTAAGTAGATGTGTGACGCCCCCAGCGTGGGAGTAGGTGACCTGTAGGTGACCCCTCGTGGGCATGCAGAAGGACCACAGCCCTGGTTCTCCCTCCATGCCCAGATATGCCCAAGAGCccagaagaggagaaggaggaagacagcGAGAACGAGGAGGCTGCAGCCGTGGcaaccaaaaacagcaatcagaAGGGTAGAGCCAAAGGGAAAGGCAAAAAGGTGAGGGCCGTGGGGCCAGGGCCTGTGTGCCCCGGGGGCTGGCGGAGGGGCCTGAGGTCCTGGGAGTGGGACTGTCCTCTGTGACAGGCTGTGAGGACAAACCACCAGCCTTGGGAGATTAGGGGAGGCGTTTGTGGGGTCACCAACTAGAGCTGGCCACCTCGGTAGGTGTCTGAGGACTCCCCTGTGTGGGTAACCACCAGACACAGCCACAGATGCCCCTGTCACCCCATGACACACACCCAGAGAGGTCCCTACCaatgcatggaaagtggagcatgcagGCCAAGGCACAGGTGTACACACCTTTGGGCACGTTATGCTACTGTCCTGAGCTCCCCACTCAATGCCCCCCCCGCCAGCAACCAAGGGGTTCAGCTCTGATTGTCGGAACCCTCCAGGCTTTACCTGGAGCTCACTGGGCATCCCCTAAGTATCAGAAGAGGTTGTTGGATCTTGGAAACTGTGGGTCCTGCCCATAGGAGCAGGGGCGAGCAGGAGAAAGAGGCTACCACGGGGCAGGATCAGGGTCTCCACTCTGGGGGTTGGCTGGTCTGTACAGGAGCAGTACTGACTCACAGTAACTGAGTTCACCAGGTGCTAATGTATGTATAAACAGAAAGTCCAGTTGAcaatccccccaccccagggaagGGATGGAGGGGGTTGTAGCTGCAGGGCCGCCTGCAGACCCACAGGCCTTCagctgcccagctgctgcagctttgGGATCAGTTCTAGCTTTCCTCAGGTCACATTCCAAGCATAGCTGTGTGTTTCCCAAGTTTCTtctggagcagcctgggctggagaAGAGATGGTCCCGCCTGCCCCCAGGGCCAAGAGCCCGGCTGTCCACACCGGCCTCCCCTCTCTCACGCGCACCCCAGGGCTGCCCGTGGTTCATAAATAGCATCTGACTTTGAAAGGCCAGGCCCGGGCTGCAGGGCATGCTGGCCCCTGTGGGGAGAGCTGGGCTGAGAGCCCAAGGGGCGTTACCAGGGCAGCCAGTGGTGTTACTGAGCTGTCTGTATGAGCAAAAGGAAGAGTACTTATTCATTCATCTACTCGCTATGCCTGGCCACATAACAAAGCACCCTGAAGCTTAGGGTCTGCCCACAGCAAACAGTTCATctctgcacctttttttttttttttttttttgagatttatttttatttcaacagcAGAGTtaccagagagagggagaaatagaatcttccatctgctggttcacgccccaaacagcctcaacagtcagggctgagcaggatcggatgtgggatgccagcccagCATCACAGGCTACAGCTTACCCATCTCTGctaccaccccagcccccatttgGACCTCTGGGAGCAGCTGAGCAGGGTAGTTCTGGCTCAAGTTGTTCATGTGAGGTCAGCaaggctgctgtggtcatcttGGGAATGACCGGAAATGGAGGGACTGTCACTGCCCCAGCTGCTGactgcaggccttggttgcttcCCACCATTGGGCATGGCAGCCAGTGGCTTCGGGACCTGGGACACAGAGCCAGGCAGGAGCTGCGGCGCCCATTATGATGCAGCCTTGAAGTGCCAGGCCTGATACGGTATGAAAAGGGACCTCACCAGAGCCCACAGACTGGGACTGGGTGGAGAAACCTCCAGAAGCAGAAATGATCAGGGAGGCTGGCCCCCACAGTCCTTGGGTGCTTGCTGTATGCTAAGATTCAGAGTTAGGCCGGTTCTGTCGTATAGCtcgttaagcctctacctgtgatgctgatATCCCATACAGATGTTGGTTCCAGtccccatcaagctccctgttaatgctcctgggaaagcagggatgaagtaagaaaccctgaagaagctcctgtctcctggcttaaggctggcccagctcctgttATTGCAacttttgggggaatgaaccagtgctgtggcatatcaggctaatcctctgcctacaatgccagcatcccctatgggcactagttaatatcctggctgctccacttccagtccagttcccccGGTGacggcataggaaagcagtgaggatgactcaaggccttgggcccctgcacccacatgggagacttggaaggagctcttggctcctggcttcagactagcccaactctggctgttgttgccatttgaggagtaaaccagaagatggaagatctctctctttctctctctctgtttctgtatctgaaactctacctttcaaatcaaaataaaacttaaacaaaATCAGAATCATAGACATAAGCAAAACTTTTGTGGGCTTGCTGTATGCTGGGAGCACAGTGGTGTCCCCAGAGAGGAAAGGCCTTGGCTCTGACACGCTGGACAGCACTAAGCCCAGCTCTGCCTTGTGCCACCTGTGTGAGCTTAGGCCAGCCACTTTACTCCTCTGGGCCTTAACTGCCTCTCTTGAACAGTGGGAAAAAATCGTATTGCCGGGCctggaaaagaatgaaatttggaAAGTACTTAGAGCCATGGGCAACATCAGTAGAGTTTTCAGGAATGTTGGTGACAATCTGAAACTCAGGGAGGCCTGTCCCAGGCTGCCAGCCTTACCATACCTATCTCTGAGAGGAACAAAACTGAGTCACGGTGTGGTTAAGATGGAAATAGGACAGGTGGTGGCAGGACCAGATTTGGAACCCAGACTGGCTCCAGAGCTTGGGCCTTTGCCCGTGAGCTGAAGAACAGAACAAAGCTCGCATGAGCCCCAGAAGgggcctgctgggctgctgggagaggTGGGGGGCAGAGGGGATCCCTGCACATAGAAGGTGGTGAGTGTTCCTGCCCTACCTGTGTCCCGGCACCACGACCTGCTGGGGCGGGGAAGCTAGTGCTCCAGGCTGACGCACCCCTTGCTCTACGCAGAAGGAGGAGAGGCCCGTGTCTCCCCCCGTGGAGGTGGACGACCCTCAGGAGTTTGTGCTACGCCCCGCACCCCAGGGCCGGACAGTGCGCTGCCGGCTGACCAGGGACAAGAAGGGCATGGATCGGGGCATGTACCCCTCCTACTTTCTGCACCTGGACACGGAGAAGAAGGTAGGCAGAGAGGCGGCTGGGGAAGTGCACCTGCTCCCCCAACAGCTGAAGGAGGCCACTCTACCCTTCACCCCATTTTCTCATGCTGTCTTTCTTACCTGCCTGCCCTTCTCTCCAGGTGTTCCTCTTGGCTGGCAGGAAACGGAAACGGAGCAAGACCGCCAACTACCTCATCTCCAGCGACCCCACCAATCTGTCTCGAGGAGGGGAGAATTTCATCGGGAAGCTGAGGTGGGGCCAGGCTAGGGGGGTAGAAGTGAGGGGTCAGCAAAAGGGCCAGCACCTCGGGGAGGCCCACGTGGCTGGCCCAGGAACCTCGCCTACAACTGGGCATAAGCTCCATCCATGAGGGAGGAGTTCACACCTGTCTGGTTCATGGTCGACTGCCTAgtgtctggcacacagtaggtcctCAAGAAGCCCTCAGCACAGCTGTCATCCAGTCATCCTGGCAGAGGTGCAGGGGGGAGGTGCCCGAGCCACGTCCTTCTGTTATTCATGCAAGTGACAGCGCCTGCTTGTGTCAGGCAGAGTTCCaagcctgcaatagctggagctgggccagactgaaacctggagcctggaactccatcctgggttcccacatagctgcaggggcctgagcacttgggccaccttccattgcttcccagggtgcacattagcagggagctggatcagaagtggagtactgGACTCCAGCCAGCACTCGGATATGGCATGTAGGTGACCTAACTACTGTGGCATATCACCCACCCCAACTTGCAAATATGAATTCACTTAATCCTTTTACCACTCAAATGAGAGAAAAGTTGTTGTTGTACCCATTTAATAGATGGTGAAGTCAAGGCTCCATGAGTTTGGGTTACTCACTGAAAGTCACACAGCTACTAGGAGCCGGGACTGGGATTTGAATGCTGTCCCTTAGTGGGATGTTCACTGCTCGGGTCTCACCCTTGACACAGAAGCTCGCAGCCTGCTTGGCCCCTAGTCCCACTCCCCTTGCTTGCAGGTCAAACCTCCTGGGGAATCGCTTTACCGTCTTTGACAATGGGCGGAACCCGCAGCGTGGAGGCAGCAGTGCAGACGTAGCGAGCCTTCGGCAGGAGCTGGCAGCCGTCATCTACGTGAGACCTTATCCTGCTCCTCCTGGCCCCAGCTATGCTGTCCCCTGCCCGCCTGCACAGCAGCCCTCCCCCTAACACGCCTCTCCTTTCCAGGAAACTAACGTGCTGGGATTCCGTGGTCCCCGACGCATGACAGTGATCATTCCAGGCATGAGTATGGACAACGAGAGGGTCCCTATCCGGCCCCGAAACGTGAGCCCCACCCCTGAGGGTCCTGTGCCCTGTGTGGCCCACTGCAGGGAGGCAGGGGATGAGGGCTGCACTCCCCAAAGAGAGACAACAGTGCCCTCAACCcctacatatacatgcacacatcccTGCACACTTACCCTCTAcatactacacacacatacacacaccccacccaGCACATCCCTGTACCACAGTGCCTTCCGGCTCCTGGTGGAACAGCCTGAATTTTTGTCACTGAATTtgctcaaatagctgcaataggaTTTTTGGTTTTCACACGCTTGAATCAAGTCAACCATTCATACATTCATTGAACACACATGTACTGAGCATTAAGCATTACTTCCAGGCACCTGAAACCCATCAGTGGACACAACAAGACAGTCCCTGTGGGGGCTGGGGAGATGCAGAGCAGGCGAGAAGGGGTCCGTGCTCACAGTGGGTGTACGAGAAGGGAGATGGGGAAGATGCAATGGAATCTTGATGGAGAGGTAGTGAGCCTGCAGGGacctggcggggggtggggggtggcgggGATAGCCAATGCAAAGACAGAGGTTAGGCCGGTGGGCTTGAGGAGCAAGGTGTGGCTGCAGGGAGGCGAGGTCAGAAGGAAGCCAGGGGTAGATAGGGCCATCTGCCCAGCTATTTTTTTACTCCCTGAGAGATGGGAAACCACAATAGAATCTTGAGCAAGGGAATGGCATGAAggatttttaaaggcaaatgttgtgtgtgtgtcaagTGCAGAGGTAGACAGGGTGTGGCCACACTGTGCGTGGCTGTGGCCACACTGTGCGTGGCTGTGGTCATAGCCATGCACACCCCCTGTCATGTCACTCTGCTCCCAGACACGGCAGGTGGAGTGGGCCTGCGAGTTCTGAGAGGTAATGACTTTGCACGCCCTGTGCTCATAGGAGACTGATGTCACTTTactcatttaaaatgaaaaataatacgcCTGTCAGCTGATCACACATCCTTCCCACTGGAAAGTCACACCGCCATCAGAGGCCAGGCTGACCTGGAAGGTTCGCCCTGCCTGTAGGTCCCTCATTTGCTCTTtccatgcctggaaaagcacacACAAGTCCTCTGAAACCAGCATCACCTGCCCAGCTGGGCGTG from Ochotona princeps isolate mOchPri1 chromosome 1, mOchPri1.hap1, whole genome shotgun sequence encodes:
- the TULP1 gene encoding tubby-related protein 1 is translated as MPLQDDALREVWASDSGHEEEGPSPEAERRPKQRPAAGHKLKKRSEAPRSPGAQGSKPRRAGGGRGGAGRSGHPREKPAPDPEQPSGPQRSIYTKFLRDPEAKKRDPRETFLVARAPGAKDAEEEQEEEEEEEEEDNGDADEEEPPKRTREKTSAAPKERKAKAQGDLKSPELVTKKKPLRAKKKEASAGEGTRMRKAKKKGSGEAVKDPPASPASMKKSPVALFLVGESGSTNRAGKKQDMPKSPEEEKEEDSENEEAAAVATKNSNQKGRAKGKGKKKEERPVSPPVEVDDPQEFVLRPAPQGRTVRCRLTRDKKGMDRGMYPSYFLHLDTEKKVFLLAGRKRKRSKTANYLISSDPTNLSRGGENFIGKLRSNLLGNRFTVFDNGRNPQRGGSSADVASLRQELAAVIYETNVLGFRGPRRMTVIIPGMSMDNERVPIRPRNASDGLLVRWQNKTLESLIELHNKPPVWNEDSGSYTLNFQGRVTQASVKNFQIVHADDPDYIVLQFGRVAEDAFTLDYRYPLCALQAFAIALSSFDGKLACE